The following are encoded together in the Flavobacterium sp. TR2 genome:
- the rplK gene encoding 50S ribosomal protein L11, with product MAKEISKVVKLQVKGGAANPSPPVGPALGAAGVNIMEFCKQFNARTQDKPGKICPVQITVYKDKSFDFVVKTPPAAVQLMEAAKLKSGSGEPNRKKVASVTWEQIRTIAEDKMPDLNAFTIEKAMSMVAGTARSMGITVSGDAPF from the coding sequence ATGGCTAAAGAAATTAGTAAGGTAGTTAAACTACAAGTTAAGGGAGGTGCTGCGAACCCGTCGCCACCGGTTGGACCTGCTTTAGGAGCTGCTGGGGTTAACATCATGGAGTTTTGTAAGCAATTTAATGCTAGAACTCAAGATAAACCTGGCAAAATTTGTCCAGTGCAAATCACTGTGTACAAAGACAAATCATTTGATTTTGTTGTTAAGACTCCTCCGGCAGCAGTTCAGTTAATGGAAGCTGCAAAGCTAAAATCTGGTTCTGGTGAGCCTAATCGTAAAAAAGTAGCTAGCGTTACTTGGGAACAAATTAGAACTATTGCTGAAGACAAAATGCCAGACTTAAATGCTTTTACAATTGAAAAAGCTATGAGTATGGTTGCTGGAACAGCTAGATCTATGGGTATAACTGTATCAGGAGATGCTCCTTTTTAA
- the rplA gene encoding 50S ribosomal protein L1, whose product MAKLTKKQKEAASKIEKNKLYSLKDAAALIKVVASAKFDESVDIAVRLGVDPRKANQMVRGVVTLPHGTGKDVKVLALVTPDKEAEAREAGADHVGLDDYLQKIKDGWTDVDVIITMPAVMGKLGPLGRILGPRGLMPNPKTGTVTMDVAKAVQEVKAGKIDFKVDKTGIVHAGIGKVSFGAEQIVENAHEIIQTLIKLKPTAAKGTYIKGIHLTSTMSPAIALDPKAV is encoded by the coding sequence ATGGCAAAATTAACAAAAAAGCAAAAAGAGGCTGCTTCAAAAATTGAAAAGAACAAATTATACTCTTTAAAAGATGCTGCTGCATTAATTAAAGTTGTTGCTTCTGCAAAATTTGATGAGTCTGTTGATATCGCAGTTCGTTTGGGTGTTGATCCAAGAAAAGCGAATCAAATGGTTAGAGGTGTAGTTACTTTACCTCACGGAACAGGAAAAGACGTTAAAGTATTAGCATTGGTTACTCCAGATAAAGAAGCTGAAGCAAGAGAAGCTGGAGCAGATCACGTTGGTCTTGACGATTACTTACAAAAAATTAAAGACGGTTGGACAGATGTTGATGTAATCATTACTATGCCTGCTGTTATGGGTAAATTAGGCCCATTAGGTCGTATTTTAGGACCTAGAGGTTTAATGCCAAACCCTAAGACAGGTACAGTAACTATGGATGTTGCTAAAGCTGTTCAAGAAGTTAAAGCTGGTAAAATTGACTTTAAAGTTGATAAAACTGGTATCGTTCACGCTGGTATTGGTAAAGTTTCTTTCGGAGCTGAGCAAATCGTTGAGAACGCACACGAAATTATTCAAACATTAATAAAACTTAAACCAACTGCTGCTAAAGGTACATACATCAAAGGTATTCACCTTACAAGCACAATGAGTCCTGCTATTGCATTAGACCCAAAAGCAGTATAA
- the rplJ gene encoding 50S ribosomal protein L10: MTREEKSIAIENLTAQLAGTNIIYISDISGLNAETTSNLRRACFKAGIKLEVVKNTLLAKAMEASSNDYGDLPTVLSGNSAIFISDVANAPGKIIKDFRKKSDKPVLKGAYINSEVYIGDNQLDALATIKSKEELIGEIIGLLQSPAQRIISALQNKFAGSEEGAE, encoded by the coding sequence ATGACTAGAGAAGAAAAATCAATCGCGATTGAAAATTTAACTGCGCAGTTAGCTGGTACAAATATCATTTACATTTCTGATATTTCTGGTTTAAACGCAGAGACAACTTCAAACTTACGTAGAGCTTGTTTTAAAGCAGGTATCAAATTAGAGGTTGTAAAGAACACTTTGCTTGCAAAAGCAATGGAAGCTTCTTCTAATGATTATGGTGATTTACCAACTGTTTTATCAGGTAACAGTGCTATCTTCATTTCTGATGTTGCAAACGCACCTGGAAAAATTATCAAAGATTTCCGTAAGAAATCTGATAAGCCAGTTTTAAAAGGAGCTTACATCAATTCTGAAGTATATATTGGAGATAATCAATTAGATGCATTAGCTACAATTAAATCTAAAGAAGAGCTTATTGGAGAAATCATTGGATTATTACAATCTCCAGCTCAAAGAATTATTTCTGCTTTACAAAACAAATTCGCAGGAAGCGAAGAAGGAGCAGAGTAA
- the rplL gene encoding 50S ribosomal protein L7/L12: protein MADLKQFAEQLVNLTVKEVNELATILKDEYGIEPAAAAVVVAAGGGDGAAEEAQTEFTVVLKDAGASKLAVVKLVKELTGLGLKEAKDVVDGAPSNVKEGVSKEEAEGLKKSLEEAGATVELK, encoded by the coding sequence ATGGCAGATTTGAAACAATTCGCAGAACAATTAGTTAACTTAACAGTTAAAGAAGTTAACGAATTAGCAACAATATTAAAAGATGAGTACGGAATCGAGCCTGCTGCTGCTGCTGTAGTAGTTGCTGCTGGTGGAGGAGATGGTGCTGCTGAAGAAGCACAAACTGAATTTACAGTTGTATTGAAAGATGCAGGAGCTTCTAAATTAGCTGTTGTAAAATTAGTTAAAGAATTAACTGGTTTAGGTCTTAAAGAAGCTAAAGATGTAGTTGACGGTGCTCCAAGCAACGTTAAAGAAGGTGTTTCTAAAGAAGAGGCTGAAGGTCTTAAAAAATCTTTAGAAGAGGCTGGAGCTACTGTTGAGCTTAAATAA
- the rpoB gene encoding DNA-directed RNA polymerase subunit beta — MITNQTERLNFASTKNIPDYPDFLDVQVKSFKDFFQLETKSDERGNEGLYNTFMENFPITDTRNNFVLEFLDYFVDPPRYTIQECIERGLTYSVPLKARLKLYCTDPEHEDFETIVQDVYLGTIPYMTPSGTFVINGAERVVVSQLHRSPGVFFGQSFHANGTKLYSARVIPFKGSWIEFSTDINSVMYAYIDRKKKLPVTTLFRAIGFERDKDILEIFDLAEEIKVSKTGIKKYIGRRLAARVLNTWHEDFVDEDTGEVVSIERNEIILDRDTIIDKDNVEEIIDSNVKSILLHKEDNNQADYAIIHNTLQKDPTNSEKEAVEHIYRQLRNAEPPDEETARGIIDKLFFSDQRYNLGEVGRYRMNKKLDLDIPMDKQVLTKEDIITIVKYLIELINSKAEIDDIDHLSNRRVRTVGEQLSQQFGVGLARMARTIRERMNVRDNEVFTPIDLINAKTLSSVINSFFGTNQLSQFMDQTNPLAEITHKRRLSALGPGGLSRERAGFEVRDVHYTHYGRLCPIETPEGPNIGLISSLGVYAKVNGMGFIETPYRKVTNGVVDLESTPVYLSAEEEEGKMIAQANIEMDATGKITASNVIAREEGDFPVVEPSVVHYTDVAPNQIASISASLIPFLEHDDANRALMGSNMMRQAVPLIRPEAPIVGTGLERQVASDSRVLINAEGHGTVEYVDANIITIKYDRTEDERMVSFDADEKTYNLIKFRKTNQGTSINLKPIVRRGDRVVPGQVLSEGYATQNGELALGRNLKVAFMPWKGYNFEDAIVISEKVVRDDIFTSIHVDDYSLEVRDTKLGNEELTNDIPNVSEEATKDLDENGMIRIGAEVKPGDILIGKITPKGESDPTPEEKLLRAIFGDKAGDVKDASLKASPSLHGVVLDKKLFARAVKDKRKRTQDKDALGALEMEFETKFVELKDRLVEKLFLIVNGKTSQGVMNDLGEEVLPKGKKYTQKMLYAVEDFAHLSKGQWVADDATNKMVNDLIHNYKIKLNDLQGALRREKFTITVGDELPSGILKLAKIYIAKKRKLKVGDKMAGRHGNKGIVARIVRHEDMPFLEDGTPVDIVLNPLGVPSRMNIGQIYETVLGWAGMNLGRKFATPIFDGASLDEINALTDEANVPRFGHTYLFDGGTGERFAQKATVGVIYMLKLGHMVDDKMHARSIGPYSLITQQPLGGKAQFGGQRFGEMEVWALEAYGASSTLREILTVKSDDVIGRAKTYEAIVKGETMPEPGLPESFNVLMHELKGLGLDLRLEE; from the coding sequence ATGATAACAAATCAGACTGAAAGATTGAATTTTGCCTCTACAAAAAATATTCCTGACTATCCAGACTTCTTGGATGTTCAGGTTAAATCTTTTAAAGATTTCTTTCAATTAGAAACGAAATCTGACGAAAGAGGCAACGAAGGGTTATACAACACCTTCATGGAAAACTTCCCAATCACAGATACAAGAAATAACTTTGTATTGGAATTCCTAGATTATTTTGTTGATCCGCCACGTTATACAATTCAAGAATGTATAGAGAGAGGTCTTACTTATAGTGTGCCTTTAAAAGCTAGGTTAAAACTATACTGTACAGATCCAGAACACGAAGATTTTGAAACTATTGTACAAGATGTTTATCTTGGAACAATTCCTTACATGACTCCTAGTGGTACTTTTGTTATTAATGGTGCCGAGCGTGTTGTAGTATCACAATTACACCGTTCTCCAGGGGTTTTCTTTGGACAGTCATTCCACGCAAATGGAACTAAACTTTATTCTGCGAGAGTAATTCCTTTTAAAGGATCTTGGATAGAATTTTCTACTGATATTAACAGCGTAATGTACGCGTATATCGATAGAAAGAAAAAATTACCTGTTACAACTTTATTCCGTGCTATCGGTTTCGAAAGAGATAAGGATATCCTTGAAATTTTCGACTTAGCTGAGGAAATTAAAGTTTCTAAAACAGGAATTAAGAAATATATTGGAAGAAGACTTGCTGCGCGTGTATTGAACACATGGCACGAGGATTTCGTTGATGAGGATACTGGAGAGGTAGTTTCTATCGAACGTAACGAAATCATCCTTGATCGTGATACAATTATCGACAAAGATAATGTTGAGGAGATCATCGATTCTAACGTTAAATCTATTTTGTTACACAAAGAGGATAATAACCAAGCAGATTATGCTATTATCCATAACACATTACAAAAAGATCCAACTAACTCTGAAAAAGAAGCTGTAGAGCACATTTACCGTCAGTTGCGTAACGCTGAACCGCCTGACGAGGAAACTGCTCGTGGTATTATAGATAAATTGTTCTTCTCTGATCAACGTTACAATTTAGGTGAGGTAGGTCGTTACAGAATGAACAAAAAATTAGATTTAGATATCCCTATGGATAAGCAAGTGCTTACTAAAGAGGATATCATTACAATCGTTAAATATTTGATTGAATTGATCAACTCTAAAGCAGAGATTGATGATATCGACCACTTATCAAACCGTCGTGTTAGAACAGTTGGTGAACAATTGTCTCAACAATTCGGTGTTGGTTTAGCACGTATGGCTAGAACTATTCGTGAGAGAATGAACGTTAGAGATAACGAGGTGTTTACACCAATTGATTTGATCAATGCTAAAACATTATCATCAGTTATCAACTCTTTCTTTGGCACTAACCAGTTATCTCAATTTATGGATCAAACGAACCCATTAGCTGAGATTACACACAAAAGAAGACTTTCTGCACTTGGACCAGGTGGACTTTCGAGAGAGAGAGCTGGTTTCGAGGTTCGTGACGTTCACTATACTCACTATGGTCGTTTATGTCCGATTGAAACTCCTGAGGGACCAAACATTGGTTTGATTTCATCTCTTGGTGTTTATGCAAAAGTTAACGGAATGGGATTCATCGAAACTCCATACCGTAAAGTAACTAATGGTGTAGTTGATTTAGAGAGTACTCCAGTTTACTTAAGTGCTGAAGAAGAAGAAGGTAAAATGATTGCTCAGGCAAACATTGAAATGGACGCTACAGGTAAAATTACAGCTAGCAATGTTATTGCTCGTGAGGAAGGTGACTTCCCAGTTGTTGAGCCATCAGTAGTTCATTATACAGACGTTGCTCCTAACCAGATTGCATCGATTTCTGCATCTTTGATTCCTTTCTTGGAGCATGATGATGCGAACCGTGCGCTGATGGGATCAAACATGATGCGTCAGGCAGTTCCTTTGATCCGTCCTGAAGCACCGATTGTTGGTACAGGTTTAGAGCGTCAGGTAGCTTCAGATTCAAGAGTATTAATTAATGCTGAAGGGCATGGTACCGTTGAATACGTGGATGCTAATATCATTACTATTAAATACGATCGTACAGAAGACGAGAGAATGGTTAGTTTTGATGCTGATGAGAAAACGTATAACTTAATTAAATTTAGAAAAACCAATCAAGGTACAAGTATCAACTTGAAACCAATCGTAAGAAGAGGTGATAGAGTTGTTCCTGGCCAAGTATTGTCTGAAGGGTATGCTACTCAAAATGGAGAATTAGCTTTAGGTAGAAACTTAAAAGTTGCGTTCATGCCATGGAAAGGGTACAACTTCGAGGATGCGATTGTAATTTCTGAGAAAGTAGTTCGTGATGATATTTTTACATCTATCCACGTTGATGATTATTCATTAGAGGTTAGAGATACTAAGTTAGGAAACGAAGAGTTAACAAACGATATTCCTAACGTTTCTGAAGAAGCTACTAAAGACTTAGATGAAAACGGTATGATCAGAATTGGAGCAGAGGTTAAACCTGGCGACATTTTGATCGGAAAAATTACACCAAAAGGGGAATCAGATCCAACTCCAGAGGAGAAATTGCTTCGTGCAATCTTCGGAGATAAAGCTGGTGACGTAAAAGATGCTTCATTAAAAGCGTCTCCATCTTTACATGGTGTAGTTCTTGACAAAAAACTATTTGCAAGAGCCGTAAAAGATAAACGTAAACGTACTCAGGATAAAGATGCTTTAGGCGCTTTAGAAATGGAGTTCGAAACTAAATTTGTTGAATTAAAAGACAGATTAGTTGAGAAATTATTCCTGATTGTTAACGGAAAAACATCTCAGGGTGTAATGAATGATTTGGGTGAAGAAGTTTTACCAAAAGGTAAAAAATATACTCAAAAAATGCTTTACGCAGTAGAGGATTTTGCTCACTTAAGCAAAGGTCAGTGGGTTGCTGATGACGCTACAAATAAAATGGTTAATGATTTAATTCATAACTATAAAATTAAGCTGAACGACTTACAAGGAGCTTTAAGAAGAGAAAAATTCACTATTACAGTTGGAGATGAATTACCATCTGGAATCTTGAAATTGGCTAAAATTTATATCGCTAAAAAACGTAAGTTAAAAGTGGGTGATAAAATGGCGGGTCGTCACGGTAACAAAGGTATTGTTGCTAGAATCGTTCGTCATGAAGATATGCCTTTCTTAGAAGATGGAACACCGGTAGATATCGTATTGAATCCACTTGGGGTACCTTCACGTATGAACATTGGTCAGATTTACGAGACTGTTCTTGGATGGGCTGGTATGAACTTGGGTAGAAAATTTGCTACTCCAATCTTTGACGGAGCATCTCTTGATGAGATCAATGCTTTGACTGATGAGGCTAACGTACCACGTTTTGGACATACTTACCTATTTGATGGTGGAACTGGAGAGCGTTTTGCGCAAAAAGCAACTGTGGGAGTAATTTACATGCTTAAATTAGGGCACATGGTTGATGATAAGATGCACGCACGTTCTATCGGACCATACTCATTGATTACGCAACAGCCACTTGGAGGTAAGGCTCAATTTGGAGGTCAGCGTTTTGGAGAGATGGAGGTTTGGGCACTTGAGGCTTATGGAGCTTCTAGTACACTACGTGAAATCTTAACTGTTAAGTCTGATGACGTTATTGGTAGAGCTAAAACTTACGAAGCTATCGTTAAGGGTGAAACTATGCCAGAACCAGGTTTACCAGAATCATTCAATGTATTAATGCACGAATTGAAAGGTCTAGGATTAGATCTTCGTTTGGAAGAATAA
- the rpoC gene encoding DNA-directed RNA polymerase subunit beta' encodes MMNNRNNKDKNPVKRFNKISIGLASPESILKESRGEVLKPETINYRTHKPERDGLFCERIFGPVKDFECACGKYKRIRYKGIICDRCGVEVTEKKVRRDRVGHINLVVPIAHIWYFRSLPNKIGYILGLPSKKLDMIIYYERYVVIQPGIAKNADGESLQRLDFLTEEEYLNILDTLPQENQYLDDLDPNKFVAKMGAECIMDLLARIDLDALSYELRHSANNETSKQRKTEALKRLQVVESFRESNENRENRPEWMIMKVVPVIPPELRPLVPLDGGRFATSDLNDLYRRVIIRNNRLKRLMEIKAPEVILRNEKRMLQESVDSLFDNTRKASAVKTESNRPLKSLSDSLKGKQGRFRQNLLGKRVDYSARSVIVVGPELKLYECGLPKDMASELYKPFVIRKLIERGIVKTVKSAKKIIDKKEPVVWDILENVIKGHPVLLNRAPTLHRLGIQAFQPKLIEGKAIQLHPLVCTAFNADFDGDQMAVHLPLGPEAILEAQLLMLASHNILNPANGAPITVPSQDMVLGLYYMTKERISTEDHKIIGQDLTFYSAEEVNIALNEGRLELNARVKIRAKDFNENGELVYKIIQTTAGRVLFNEVVPEAAGYINDVLTKKNLRDIIGHILSVTDVPTTAAFLDNMKDMGYKFAFRGGLSFSLGDIRIPEQKTKLIADAREQVEGISTNYNMGLITNNERYNQVIDVWTSANAQLTELAMKNIREDQQGFNSVYMMLDSGARGSKEQIRQLTGMRGLMAKPKKSTAGGGEIIENPILSNFKEGLSILEYFISTHGARKGLADTALKTADAGYLTRRLHDVSQDVIVNIEDCGTLRGVEVAALKKNEEIVESLGERILGRVALQDVINPLTNEIMVRSGEQITESIVKTIEASPIEKVEVRSPLTCEALKGICAKCYGRNLATGKMTQRGEAVGVIAAQSIGEPGTQLTLRTFHVGGVAGGISEESSIITRFNGRLEIEDLKTVKGEDSEGNEVDIVVSRSTELKLIDEGTGIVLNTHNIPYGSSIFVNDGDVVTKGTVICKWDPYNGVIVSEFTGKIAYEDLEQGQSYMVEIDEQTGFQEKVISEARNKKLIPTLLVYGKEGELIRSYNLPVGAHLMVENGEKIKAGKVLVKIPRRSSKAGDITGGLPRITELLEARNPSNPAVVSEIDGVVSFGKIKRGNREIVIESKFGEIKKYLVKLSSQILVQENDFVRAGVPLSDGAITPDDILRIQGPAAVQQYLVNEIQEVYRLQGVKINDKHFEVVIRQMMRKVKVEDPGDTLFLEDQLIHTKDFILQNDKLYGMKVVEDAGDSSVLKPGQIITPRELRDENSLLKRTDKNLVVARDVITATATPVLQGITRASLQTKSFISAASFQETTKVLNEAAVAGKVDDLEGLKENVIVGHRIPAGTGMREYDNTIVGSKDDYNEMMANKEEYIY; translated from the coding sequence ATGATGAATAACAGAAACAATAAAGATAAAAATCCAGTAAAAAGATTTAACAAAATCTCTATTGGATTGGCTTCGCCAGAATCTATCTTGAAAGAATCAAGAGGAGAGGTTTTAAAGCCAGAAACAATCAACTATAGAACTCACAAACCAGAGCGTGACGGACTTTTCTGCGAAAGAATCTTCGGACCAGTAAAAGATTTCGAATGTGCTTGTGGTAAGTACAAAAGAATTCGTTACAAAGGTATCATCTGCGACCGTTGTGGTGTTGAAGTTACTGAGAAAAAAGTACGTCGTGATAGAGTAGGACACATCAACCTTGTTGTGCCAATTGCTCACATCTGGTACTTCCGTTCTCTTCCAAACAAAATTGGTTATATCCTTGGTCTTCCATCTAAAAAATTAGATATGATCATTTACTACGAAAGATACGTAGTAATTCAGCCAGGTATTGCTAAAAATGCAGATGGAGAATCTTTACAAAGATTAGATTTCTTAACTGAAGAAGAATACTTAAACATTTTAGATACTCTTCCGCAAGAAAACCAATATTTAGATGATTTAGATCCAAATAAATTTGTTGCCAAAATGGGAGCAGAGTGTATTATGGATTTATTGGCTCGTATTGACCTAGATGCTTTATCTTATGAATTGAGACATAGCGCTAACAATGAGACTTCTAAACAAAGAAAAACTGAGGCTTTAAAAAGATTACAAGTTGTTGAGTCTTTCCGTGAGTCTAACGAAAACCGCGAAAACCGTCCAGAATGGATGATTATGAAAGTGGTTCCAGTTATCCCACCAGAATTGCGTCCACTTGTACCGCTTGATGGAGGTCGTTTTGCAACTTCAGATTTGAACGATTTATATCGTCGTGTAATCATTCGTAACAACCGTTTGAAAAGATTAATGGAGATTAAAGCTCCAGAAGTTATCTTAAGAAACGAGAAACGTATGTTGCAAGAATCTGTAGATTCATTATTTGATAACACACGTAAAGCTTCTGCTGTTAAAACAGAATCAAACAGACCATTAAAATCATTATCTGACTCATTAAAAGGTAAGCAAGGACGTTTCCGTCAAAACTTACTTGGAAAACGTGTGGATTATTCTGCTCGTTCGGTAATTGTCGTTGGGCCAGAGTTAAAATTATATGAGTGCGGATTGCCAAAAGATATGGCTTCTGAGTTATACAAACCTTTTGTTATCCGTAAATTGATTGAAAGAGGTATTGTAAAAACAGTAAAATCTGCTAAGAAAATTATTGATAAGAAAGAGCCTGTAGTTTGGGATATCCTTGAAAACGTAATTAAAGGTCACCCAGTATTACTTAACCGTGCTCCTACTTTGCACAGACTTGGTATTCAGGCATTTCAACCAAAATTAATTGAAGGAAAAGCGATCCAGTTACACCCATTAGTATGTACGGCATTCAACGCCGATTTCGATGGTGACCAGATGGCGGTTCACTTACCATTAGGGCCAGAAGCTATTTTAGAGGCTCAATTATTAATGTTGGCTTCGCACAATATCTTGAACCCTGCAAATGGTGCACCTATTACTGTACCTTCTCAGGACATGGTCTTGGGTCTATACTATATGACCAAAGAGCGTATTTCTACTGAAGATCATAAAATTATTGGTCAGGATTTAACTTTCTATTCTGCTGAAGAAGTAAATATTGCATTAAACGAAGGAAGATTAGAATTGAATGCTCGTGTGAAAATTAGAGCAAAAGATTTTAATGAAAACGGAGAATTAGTGTACAAAATCATCCAGACAACTGCAGGACGTGTATTATTTAATGAAGTAGTACCTGAAGCAGCTGGATATATCAATGACGTATTGACTAAGAAAAACCTTAGAGATATTATCGGACATATTTTAAGTGTGACTGATGTACCTACAACGGCAGCTTTCTTGGATAATATGAAAGATATGGGGTATAAATTTGCATTTAGAGGAGGTTTATCATTTTCTTTAGGTGATATTAGAATTCCAGAACAAAAAACGAAGTTGATTGCAGATGCTAGAGAGCAAGTTGAAGGTATCTCAACTAACTATAACATGGGTCTTATCACAAATAACGAGCGTTACAACCAAGTTATTGACGTATGGACTTCAGCAAATGCTCAGTTGACAGAATTAGCAATGAAAAATATTAGAGAAGACCAGCAAGGTTTCAACTCTGTATATATGATGCTTGACTCTGGGGCGAGGGGTTCTAAGGAGCAGATTCGTCAGTTAACTGGTATGCGTGGTTTGATGGCTAAGCCTAAAAAATCTACTGCTGGCGGTGGTGAGATTATTGAAAACCCGATTCTTTCTAACTTTAAGGAAGGTCTTTCGATTCTTGAGTACTTCATTTCTACTCACGGTGCTCGTAAAGGTCTTGCGGATACGGCTCTTAAAACGGCCGATGCAGGTTACTTGACAAGAAGGCTTCATGACGTTTCTCAAGATGTTATTGTTAACATTGAGGATTGTGGAACTTTAAGAGGTGTTGAAGTTGCTGCCTTGAAGAAAAATGAGGAAATCGTTGAGTCATTAGGTGAGAGAATTTTAGGACGTGTTGCATTACAAGACGTTATCAATCCTCTTACTAATGAGATCATGGTTAGATCTGGAGAACAAATTACTGAATCAATTGTTAAGACTATCGAAGCGTCTCCAATTGAGAAAGTTGAAGTTAGATCTCCATTAACTTGTGAGGCTTTAAAAGGTATCTGTGCTAAATGTTACGGTAGAAACTTAGCTACTGGTAAAATGACACAAAGAGGTGAAGCTGTCGGAGTTATTGCAGCTCAGTCTATTGGAGAGCCAGGTACACAGTTGACACTTCGTACGTTCCACGTTGGAGGGGTTGCTGGAGGTATCTCTGAAGAGTCTAGTATTATTACAAGATTCAACGGACGTCTTGAGATTGAAGATTTAAAAACAGTTAAAGGTGAAGATAGTGAAGGTAACGAAGTTGATATCGTTGTATCACGTTCTACTGAGTTGAAATTAATTGACGAAGGAACTGGAATCGTTTTAAACACACATAACATTCCTTACGGATCTAGTATTTTTGTAAATGATGGTGATGTGGTTACTAAAGGAACTGTAATCTGTAAATGGGATCCATATAACGGTGTAATTGTTTCTGAATTTACTGGTAAGATTGCTTACGAAGATTTAGAGCAAGGACAATCATATATGGTTGAAATCGATGAGCAGACTGGTTTCCAAGAAAAAGTAATTTCTGAGGCTAGAAACAAAAAATTAATTCCAACTTTATTAGTTTATGGTAAAGAAGGTGAATTGATTCGTTCATACAACTTACCAGTAGGTGCACACTTAATGGTTGAAAATGGTGAGAAAATTAAAGCAGGTAAAGTATTAGTAAAAATCCCTCGCCGTTCTTCTAAAGCAGGCGATATTACGGGAGGTTTACCAAGAATTACTGAGCTTCTTGAGGCTCGTAACCCTTCAAACCCAGCAGTTGTATCTGAAATTGATGGTGTTGTATCTTTCGGTAAAATTAAGAGAGGTAACCGTGAGATCGTTATCGAGTCTAAATTTGGTGAGATTAAAAAGTACCTAGTGAAACTTTCTAGCCAAATTTTAGTACAAGAGAATGACTTCGTAAGAGCGGGAGTTCCTTTGTCTGATGGTGCTATTACACCAGATGATATCTTAAGAATTCAAGGGCCAGCTGCTGTTCAACAGTACTTGGTAAATGAAATTCAAGAGGTTTACCGTTTACAAGGGGTAAAAATTAATGATAAGCACTTTGAGGTTGTAATTCGTCAGATGATGCGTAAAGTTAAAGTTGAAGATCCAGGAGATACTTTATTCTTAGAAGATCAATTGATCCACACTAAAGACTTTATCCTTCAAAATGATAAATTATACGGAATGAAAGTGGTTGAAGATGCTGGAGATTCTTCAGTATTGAAACCAGGTCAGATCATTACACCTCGTGAATTGCGTGATGAAAATTCATTATTGAAACGTACAGATAAAAATCTTGTTGTAGCAAGAGACGTAATTACTGCAACTGCAACGCCAGTTTTACAAGGTATTACAAGAGCTTCGTTACAAACTAAATCGTTCATTTCTGCGGCTTCATTCCAGGAGACAACGAAAGTACTTAACGAAGCTGCAGTAGCTGGTAAAGTAGATGATTTAGAAGGATTAAAAGAAAACGTAATCGTTGGACACAGAATTCCTGCAGGAACAGGTATGAGAGAGTACGATAACACTATCGTAGGATCTAAAGACGATTACAACGAAATGATGGCTAATAAAGAAGAATATATCTATTAA
- a CDS encoding DUF3467 domain-containing protein: protein MSNPKQQQEQINIELDESIAEGIYSNLAIINHSSSEFVLDFVSIMPGIPKAKVKSRIVLTPQHAKRLLRAIGENIHRFEAAHGEIKETEQAPIPLNFGPTGQA from the coding sequence ATGAGTAATCCGAAACAACAACAAGAGCAAATTAACATTGAGTTAGACGAAAGCATAGCAGAAGGAATTTATTCTAATCTTGCGATTATCAATCACTCATCATCGGAGTTTGTTTTAGATTTTGTGAGCATTATGCCAGGTATTCCTAAAGCCAAGGTAAAATCAAGAATTGTCTTGACACCACAACATGCTAAAAGATTATTGAGAGCTATAGGTGAAAATATCCATAGATTTGAGGCAGCTCATGGCGAAATCAAAGAAACGGAACAAGCGCCAATACCGCTTAATTTTGGTCCAACTGGACAAGCATAA